In a single window of the Magnolia sinica isolate HGM2019 chromosome 7, MsV1, whole genome shotgun sequence genome:
- the LOC131251366 gene encoding LRR receptor-like serine/threonine-protein kinase EFR encodes MRILLSKILMEKKYGAHILLLLCFSCCCFLCCMGSNSSDMEILLSFKSQFISSDPQNELVGWNNRFPVCNWPHISCTSDRTRVRDVSLQGLGLSGIIPPHLSNLSSLQTLDLSDNFFHGPIPSQLGRLPLLQRLLLYNNSIDGTIPSNLSHCLSLLEIDLTYNQLSGNIPSSLSFLTQLEILYVSVNQLVGPIPPSIGNLTSLIYLYLARNGLSGDIPKELGHLRNLNDLQVSQNQLSGVIPSSIYNISSLELFSVTDNKLTGELPEDIGLQLPNLKELLMSANEFHGPIPGSLSNISRIESLDLSKNNFGGSIPSLGSMNDLLWLNLANNALTSTTDIIGRFFDSLTNCTHLEVFSLTTNQLAGELPTSTGNLSAHLENFSVDDNLFSGSFPHGVQNYRNLTTLDLQLNSFTGSVPESIGILRKLQRLSLEENSFVGEIPDIFSNLTQLHRLNLSDNQFHGRIPQSIGDCQNLERLDVSGNNLTGNIPKELFNLRYLTFNLSLARNFLNGPLPIEVGKLNMLGFMDFSENELSGTVPVSIGDCSSLQGLNMARNRFEGLIPESFSRLGTLESLDLSFNNLSGQIPMVLEKLRFLQNLNLSFNNLQERVPVQGVFGNISWESLQGNKGLCTNSKDAQKKLRLPACSKHGSSSLKLKIILPIASSAVLLCVLFCLISIGNSRKHESDIRRISWGASFKGRHWKISYQDILSATNNFDSGNLIGKGGFSSVYKGIIGGENEITTTVAIKVFDLKKRKASKSFALECKTLRNIRHRNLVKIITSCTSIDHNGAEFKALVMDFMSNGSLEEWLHPKESASMMRLNLLQRLNISIDVAAAMDYLHHDCDPPVAHCDLKPSNVLLDDEMTASVGDFGLARLLFPSENQSSTVELKGSIGYIAPEYGIGSKASTSGDVYSYGILLLEIFTGKKPIDDMSKDGLNLNKFATAVFENRVVEIVDLSLLENDDDSERSNSTSSNTNTNSNDRITGGSHGNTENETEIDWQSRKEVCLEALIRIGLSCAAYSPKDRPRMREILIKMHDIKESLFQFGGK; translated from the exons ATGCGTATCCTTTTGTCCAAAATCCTTATGGAGAAGAAATATGGCGCACACATCCTTCTCCTTCTCTGCTTCTCTTGCTGCTGCTTCCTCTGCTGTATGGGCAGCAACTCCAGTGATATGGAAATCCTTCTATCCTTCAAATCCCAATTCATATCTTCGGACCCTCAGAATGAGCTGGTGGGCTGGAACAACAGATTCCCTGTTTGCAACTGGCCACACATTTCCTGCACCTCCGACAGAACACGTGTCCGTGATGTAAGCCTCCAAGGCCTCGGCCTCTCTGGTATCATCCCCCCACACCTATCTAACCTCTCTTCCCTCCAAACTCTTGACCTCTCTGATAACTTCTTCCACGGCCCAATTCCTTCACAACTTGGCCGTCTCCCTCTCCTCCAAAGGCTCCTCCTCTATAACAACTCCATTGATGGTACTATTCCTAGCAATCTCTCTCATTGCTTAAGCCTCCTAGAAATCGATCTTACGTACAACCAACTATCTGGAAACATCCCTTCCtctctcagctttctcacacaaCTCGAAATTCTTTATGTTTCGGTCAACCAACTTGTGGGTCCAATTCCCCCTTCCATTGGAAATCTCACATCTCTTATCTATCTCTACCTTGCAAGAAATGGACTTTCCGGTGATATTCCAAAAGAACTCGGACATCTCCGGAATCTCAATGATCTGCAGGTCTCCCAGAACCAACTCAGTGGCGTGATCCCTTCCTCGATTTACAACATCTCCTCTCTTGAGCTGTTCTCCGTGACAGACAATAAGCTCACCGGAGAGCTTCCAGAAGACATTGGTCTCCAGCTTCCCAACCTGAAGGAACTCCTCATGTCTGCCAATGAATTCCACGGACCCATTCCAGGTTCCTTATCGAACATCTCCAGAATTGAATCCCTCGACTTATCGAAAAATAACTTCGGGGGTTCAATTCCTTCACTCGGAAGCATGAATGATCTTCTCTGGTTGAATCTAGCCAACAACGCTCTCACTTCCACCACTGATATCATCGGTCGTTTTTTCGATTCTCTTACAAACTGCACCCACTTGGAGGTGTTCTCACTGACTACCAATCAATTAGCAGGCGAGCTCCCAACTTCGACTGGGAATCTCTCCGCCCATCTTGAAAATTTTAGTGTGGATGACAATCTCTTTTCAGGTTCCTTCCCACATGGCGTCCAAAACTACCGCAATCTAACAACCTTAGATCTGCAACTGAATTCCTTCACGGGTAGCGTCCCCGAGTCCATTGGCATACTCCGCAAACTGCAGAGACTCTCCCTCGAAGAAAACAGCTTTGTCGGAGAAATACCAGACATTTTCAGTAATCTTACACAGCTGCATCGGCTCAATTTAAGTGATAACCAGTTCCATGGCAGGATTCCGCAGAGCATAGGTGACTGTCAGAATCTGGAACGGTTGGATGTCTCTGGCAACAACCTCACAGGAAACATACCCAAAGAGCTCTTCAATCTCCGGTATTTAACATTTAACTTGAGCTTAGCTCGGAACTTTCTTAATGGTCCCCTGCCAATTGAAGTGGGTAAGCTGAACATGCTCGGTTTCATGGACTTCTCTGAGAATGAACTATCAGGGACTGTTCCTGTCTCCATTGGCGACTGTTCAAGCTTACAAGGTCTGAACATGGCCAGGAATCGATTCGAAGGCCTGATACCAGAATCATTTAGCCGATTAGGAACCCTTGAGAGCTTGGATCTTTCATTTAATAATCTATCTGGACAGATCCCAATGGTCTTAGAGAAGCTCAGGTTTCTGCAGAACCTGAATTTGTCTTTCAACAATCTCCAAGAAAGGGTGCCGGTCCAAGGGGTTTTCGGAAACATCAGCTGGGAATCATTGCAAGGAAATAAGGGGCTCTGTACTAACAGCAAGGATGCACAGAAGAAGCTGAGGCTGCCTGCATGCAGCAAGCATGGGTCTTCTTCTCTTAAGCTCAAAATCATTCTTCCAATTGCTAGCTCTGCAGTACTTTTATGTGTTCTCTTCTGTTTAATATCTATAGGGAATTCAAGGAAACATGAGAGTGATATTAGAAGAATTTCATGGGGTGCTTCCTTCAAAGGTCGACATTGGAAAATATCATACCAAGATATTTTATCTGCAACAAACAATTTTGACTCAGGGAATTTGATAGGTAAGGGAGGCTTCAGCTCTGTTTATAAAGGAATTATTGGTGGTGAAAATGAAATAACCACCACCGTTGCCATTAAGGTGTTTGACCTGAAAAAAAGGAAAGCTTCTAAGAGCTTTGCATTAGAATGCAAGACTCTAAGGAACATTCGGCATCGAAACCTGGTCAAGATCATCACGTCCTGCACAAGCATCGACCACAATGGAGCCGAATTTAAAGCTCTTGTTATGGACTTCATGTCTAATGGCAGTCTGGAGGAGTGGCTGCATCCGAAGGAGAGCGCGAGTATGATGAGATTGAATCTGCTTCAGAGACTGAACATCAGTATAGATGTAGCTGCCGCCATGGACTATCTACACCATGATTGTGACCCacctgtggcccactgtgatctgaAACCCAGCAATGTGCTCTTGGATGATGAGATGACTGCTAGTGTTGGGGACTTTGGATTGGCCAGACTTCTCTTTCCTTCGGAGAACCAGAGTAGCACAGTCGAACTAAAGGGATCCATTGGCTATATTGCCCCAG AGTATGGTATAGGCAGCAAAGCATCGACAAGTGGAGATGTTTATAGTTATGGAATACTATTGTTGGAGATTTTCACAGGCAAGAAGCCCATAGATGACATGTCCAAGGATGGATTAAACCTGAATAAATTTGCAACTGCAGTGTTTGAGAATCGTGTTGTGGAAATTGTTGATCTGAGCCTGCTGGAAAATGATGATGACTCTGAGAGAAGTAACAGCACTAGCAGCAACACCAACACAAACAGCAATGATCGTATTACTGGTGGAAGTCATGGAAACACAGAGAATGAGACAGAAATAGATTGGCAGAGTAGAAAAGAAGTGTGTTTGGAAGCCCTGATAAGAATCGGTCTTTCATGTGCGGCATATTCACCGAAGGATCGTCCCAGAATGAGAGAAATTCTAATTAAAATGCACGACATAAAAGAATCATTGTTTCAGTTTGGAGGGAAATGA